A single window of Danio rerio strain Tuebingen ecotype United States chromosome 15, GRCz12tu, whole genome shotgun sequence DNA harbors:
- the mlnr gene encoding growth hormone secretagogue receptor type 1 → MEDHHCGASLFPTSTLIPVTTICIFLFIIGVTGNTMTILIIQRFKDMKTTTNLYLSSMAISDLVIFLSLPFDLYRLWKYVPWIFGEFVCRLSHYINEGCTNATILHITVLSMERYLAICFPFKAKAAITKRRVKYVILALWGFALLSAAPMFFLMGVEYENETMPDPGSRQCKHTRYAIESGLLHTTIWVSTAYFFCPMFCLLFLYGSIGRKLWKSRHELHGPNAAARQKVNRQTVKILAVVVSVFAICWLPYHIGRFLFTHVDDYHSARLSQNFNVASMVLFYLSASVNPVLYNLMSNKYRSAVKRLFLLPRGYQGTNRRHISTRDDITETLNGVKETMMTEDD, encoded by the exons ATGGAGGACCACCATTGCGGAGCCTCTCTCTTTCCAACCTCCACCCTTATTCCCGTCACCACCATTTGCATCTTTCTCTTCATTATTGGTGTAACCGGAAACACCATGACCATCCTGATCATCCAGCGCTTTAAGGACATGAAGACCACCACCAACCTGTATCTCTCCAGCATGGCCATCTCAGACCTGGTCATCTTCCTCAGCCTGCCCTTCGACCTCTACCGCCTCTGGAAGTACGTCCCTTGGATCTTCGGCGAGTTTGTGTGTCGTCTGTCGCACTACATCAATGAAGGATGCACCAACGCCACCATCCTTCACATCACGGTGCTCAGCATGGAGCGTTACCTGGCCATCTGCTTCCCTTTCAAAGCCAAGGCGGCCATTACTAAGAGGAGGGTCAAATACGTGATCTTGGCTCTGTGGGGTTTTGCTCTTCTGTCCGCGGCGCCGATGTTCTTCTTGATGGGGGTGGAGTATGAAAATGAAACCATGCCTGATCCCGGGTCTCGACAGTGCAAACACACACGATACGCCATCGAGTCAGGGCTGCTACACACCACGATTTGGGTTTCAACTGCCTACTTCTTCTGCCCCATGTTTTGCTTGCTCTTCTTGTACGGATCCATCGGCCGAAAGTTGTGGAAGAGTCGGCATGAGCTTCATGGACCCAATGCGGCAGCCAGACAGAAGGTTAACAGGCAGACCGTCAAGATTCTGG ctgtTGTGGTATCAGTCTTTGCCATCTGCTGGCTGCCGTACCACATCGGCCGCTTCCTCTTCACTCATGTGGATGACTATCACTccgctcggctcagtcagaactTCAACGTGGCCTCGATGGTGCTCTTCTACCTGAGCGCATCAGTCAATCCAGTCCTCTACAACCTGATGTCCAACAAATACCGCTCCGCCGTCAAACGTCTCTTCCTGCTGCCCCGCGGGTACCAAGGAACCAACCGGAGGCATATTTCCACACGCGATGACATCACGGAGACGCTGAACGGTGTGAAAGAGACCATGATGACGGAGGACGACTAG